The Mugil cephalus isolate CIBA_MC_2020 chromosome 19, CIBA_Mcephalus_1.1, whole genome shotgun sequence genome has a window encoding:
- the LOC124996703 gene encoding metal transporter CNNM3 isoform X1 has protein sequence MVASLAGLRFLLMILLLCGIRSGACSQEAPKVLGLRLEDPAALVCMKDRIISAPEGATFELRLFGDNLNGSWPWVAFAGASGGAAGAVGDAPDPCGDESSRRDSAFQVRDGFIPDEKFSGLLTVDVRRGSISAGGELIYYHLCVLSEGEWASVGPDRLRISTDTGLPEDHIPPWGLAVLVVLMLLVCAALRTVNLSLLWLDPVELYVLHSCGSEEEKRAAKRLEPIRRRGNFLTCSLVFLCALGHSVLGVLLYRALGSIASAVFTSAFLIFFLAELAPHILCSGYGFQLAPGLTWLAQVCMVLTFPLSCPLGLILDLGLRRDISTCGIRERAMEMIRTSVNDPYSEFVKEEFSRGTLRIKTVEDILTPLKDCFMLPSSAVLDFSTMSEIMQCGYTRVPIYEEERSNIVEILYVKDLALVDPDDCTPMTTITKFYNHPLHYVFNDTKLDAMLEEFKKGNSHMAIVQKVNNEGEGDPFYEVLGLVTLEDVIEEIIKSEILDESDGYLDRKVKRPLPPLEIPLEPRSAHEEFSLFKPPEGEPKIRTSPQLLLATHRFLSREVEHFNPGRVSEKVLFHLLRHPSVNQEVPFDPSNRLSPAHYLYTRNHPVDYFILLLQGRVEVEIGKEGLKFENGAFTYYGVSALTLPSSVHQSPVSTQRHSPRDPFEAADAASPSSYCPDYTVRALTDLQLIRVTRLQYLNALMASRVGQSPDPPEIKILPNSQTKLLNDRNTTTQGGSRSQESSTEEEAHG, from the exons ATGGTGGCCAGCTTGGCAGGTCTACGGTTCCTGTTGATGATATTGTTGTTGTGCGGGATCAGGAGCGGCGCCTGCAGCCAGGAAGCCCCGAAGGTTCTGGGGCTGCGACTGGAAGACCCGGCGGCTCTGGTGTGCATGAAGGATCGGATCATCTCTGCGCCAGAAGGAGCCACGTTCGAGCTCCGTCTCTTCGGGGATAATCTGAATGGAAGCTGGCCGTGGGTGGCGTTCGCAGGGGCAAGTGGCGGGGCGGCCGGGGCGGTGGGCGATGCTCCGGACCCGTGCGGGGACGAGTCCAGCCGCCGGGACTCCGCCTTCCAGGTGAGGGACGGGTTCATCCCGGATGAGAAGTTCAGCGGGCTGCTGACGGTGGACGTCCGGAGGGGCAGCATCTCCGCAGGGGGCGAGCTGATCTACTACCACCTGTGCGTGCTGAGCGAGGGGGAGTGGGCGTCCGTGGGTCCGGACAGGCTGCGGATCAGCACCGACACCGGTCTGCCCGAGGATCACATCCCGCCGTGGGGTCTGGCCGTGCTGGTCGtgctgatgctgctggtgtGCGCGGCGCTGAGGACGGTGAACCTGAGCCTCCTGTGGCTGGACCCCGTGGAGCTCTACGTCCTCCACAGCTGCGGCTCCGAGGAGGAGAAGCGGGCCGCGAAGCGCCTGGAGCCCATCAGGAGGAGGGGGAACTTCTTG ACATGCTCGCTGGTGTTCCTGTGCGCCCTGGGACACTCGGTCCTGGGCGTCCTCCTGTACCGGGCCCTCGGCTCCATCGCCTCCGCCGTCTTCACCAGCgccttcctcatcttcttcctggcGGAGCTGGCTCCTCACATCCTGTGCTCCGGTTACGGCTTCCAGCTGGCGCCCGGTCTCACCTGGCTGGCCCAGGTCTGCATGGTGCTCACCTTCCCCCTGTCCTGTCCCCTGGGCCTGATCCTGGACCTGGGCCTGAGGAGGGACATCAGCACCTGTGGGATCAGAGAAAGGGCCATGGAGATGATCCGGACCAGCGTCAACGACCCCTACAG TGAGTTTGTTAAGGAGGAGTTCAGCCGTGGGACGCTGCGCATTAAGACGGTGGAGGACATCCTGACTCCCCTGAAGGACTGCTTCATGCTGCCCAGCTCGGCCGTCCTCGACTTCTCCACCATGTCAGAGATCATGCAGTGCGGATACACACGAGTGCCGATCtacgaggaggagag GTCCAACATCGTGGAGATCTTGTACGTGAAGGACTTGGCTCTGGTGGATCCGGACGACTGCACGCCGATGACGACCATCACCAAGTTCTACAACCACCCGCTGCACTACGTCTTCAACGACACCAAGCTGGACGCCATGTTGGAGGAGTTCAAGAAAG GAAACTCCCACATGGCCATCGTCCAGAAGGTGAATaatgagggggagggggatCCCTTCTACGAGGTGCTGGGCCTGGTCACCCTGGAGGACGTCATCGAGGAGATCATCAAGTCGGAGATCCTGGACGAATCCGACGGCTACC TGGACAGGAAAGTGAAGCGCCCCCTCCCTCCGTTGGAGATTCCTCTGGAGCCTCGCAGCGCCCACGAGGAGTTCTCGCTCTTCAAGCCTCCCGAAGGAGAACCCAAGATCCGCACCTCCCCTCAGCTCCTGCTGGCCACGCACCGCTTCCTCTCCAGAG AAGTGGAGCACTTCAACCCGGGTCGAGTCTCTGAGAAGGTCCTGTTCCACCTCCTCCGTCACCCCAGCGTCAACCAGGAAGTTCCCTTCGACCCGAGCAACcggctaagccccgcccactaccTGTACACCCGCAACCACCCGGTGGACTacttcatcctgctgctgcag GGCCGTGTGGAGGTGGAGATCGGTAAAGAGGGGCTGAAGTTTGAGAACGGAGCGTTTACGTACTACGGCGTGTCTGCACTGACGCTGCCATCTTCAG TGCATCAGTCTCCGGTGTCGACCCAGCGTCACTCTCCCAGGGATCCCTTCGAGGCAGCGGACGCCGCCAGCCCGTCCAGCTACTGCCCCGACTACACCGTCCGAGCCCTCACCGACCTGCAGCTCATACGG GTGACACGTCTGCAGTATCTGAACGCTCTCATGGCGTCGCGCGTCGGCCAGAGTCCAGATCCTCCGGAGATCAAGATCCTTCCCAACAGTCAGACCAAGCTGCTCAACGACAGGAACACCACCACACAAG GTGGCAGCCGATCCCAGGAGAGCTCCACAGAAGAGGAGGCTCATGGGTAG
- the LOC124996703 gene encoding metal transporter CNNM3 isoform X2, producing MVASLAGLRFLLMILLLCGIRSGACSQEAPKVLGLRLEDPAALVCMKDRIISAPEGATFELRLFGDNLNGSWPWVAFAGASGGAAGAVGDAPDPCGDESSRRDSAFQVRDGFIPDEKFSGLLTVDVRRGSISAGGELIYYHLCVLSEGEWASVGPDRLRISTDTGLPEDHIPPWGLAVLVVLMLLVCAALRTVNLSLLWLDPVELYVLHSCGSEEEKRAAKRLEPIRRRGNFLTCSLVFLCALGHSVLGVLLYRALGSIASAVFTSAFLIFFLAELAPHILCSGYGFQLAPGLTWLAQVCMVLTFPLSCPLGLILDLGLRRDISTCGIRERAMEMIRTSVNDPYSEFVKEEFSRGTLRIKTVEDILTPLKDCFMLPSSAVLDFSTMSEIMQCGYTRVPIYEEERSNIVEILYVKDLALVDPDDCTPMTTITKFYNHPLHYVFNDTKLDAMLEEFKKGNSHMAIVQKVNNEGEGDPFYEVLGLVTLEDVIEEIIKSEILDESDGYLDRKVKRPLPPLEIPLEPRSAHEEFSLFKPPEGEPKIRTSPQLLLATHRFLSREVEHFNPGRVSEKVLFHLLRHPSVNQEVPFDPSNRLSPAHYLYTRNHPVDYFILLLQGRVEVEIGKEGLKFENGAFTYYGVSALTLPSSVHQSPVSTQRHSPRDPFEAADAASPSSYCPDYTVRALTDLQLIRVTRLQYLNALMASRVGQSPDPPEIKILPNSQTKLLNDRNTTTQEFPVNFSFFDTIENYC from the exons ATGGTGGCCAGCTTGGCAGGTCTACGGTTCCTGTTGATGATATTGTTGTTGTGCGGGATCAGGAGCGGCGCCTGCAGCCAGGAAGCCCCGAAGGTTCTGGGGCTGCGACTGGAAGACCCGGCGGCTCTGGTGTGCATGAAGGATCGGATCATCTCTGCGCCAGAAGGAGCCACGTTCGAGCTCCGTCTCTTCGGGGATAATCTGAATGGAAGCTGGCCGTGGGTGGCGTTCGCAGGGGCAAGTGGCGGGGCGGCCGGGGCGGTGGGCGATGCTCCGGACCCGTGCGGGGACGAGTCCAGCCGCCGGGACTCCGCCTTCCAGGTGAGGGACGGGTTCATCCCGGATGAGAAGTTCAGCGGGCTGCTGACGGTGGACGTCCGGAGGGGCAGCATCTCCGCAGGGGGCGAGCTGATCTACTACCACCTGTGCGTGCTGAGCGAGGGGGAGTGGGCGTCCGTGGGTCCGGACAGGCTGCGGATCAGCACCGACACCGGTCTGCCCGAGGATCACATCCCGCCGTGGGGTCTGGCCGTGCTGGTCGtgctgatgctgctggtgtGCGCGGCGCTGAGGACGGTGAACCTGAGCCTCCTGTGGCTGGACCCCGTGGAGCTCTACGTCCTCCACAGCTGCGGCTCCGAGGAGGAGAAGCGGGCCGCGAAGCGCCTGGAGCCCATCAGGAGGAGGGGGAACTTCTTG ACATGCTCGCTGGTGTTCCTGTGCGCCCTGGGACACTCGGTCCTGGGCGTCCTCCTGTACCGGGCCCTCGGCTCCATCGCCTCCGCCGTCTTCACCAGCgccttcctcatcttcttcctggcGGAGCTGGCTCCTCACATCCTGTGCTCCGGTTACGGCTTCCAGCTGGCGCCCGGTCTCACCTGGCTGGCCCAGGTCTGCATGGTGCTCACCTTCCCCCTGTCCTGTCCCCTGGGCCTGATCCTGGACCTGGGCCTGAGGAGGGACATCAGCACCTGTGGGATCAGAGAAAGGGCCATGGAGATGATCCGGACCAGCGTCAACGACCCCTACAG TGAGTTTGTTAAGGAGGAGTTCAGCCGTGGGACGCTGCGCATTAAGACGGTGGAGGACATCCTGACTCCCCTGAAGGACTGCTTCATGCTGCCCAGCTCGGCCGTCCTCGACTTCTCCACCATGTCAGAGATCATGCAGTGCGGATACACACGAGTGCCGATCtacgaggaggagag GTCCAACATCGTGGAGATCTTGTACGTGAAGGACTTGGCTCTGGTGGATCCGGACGACTGCACGCCGATGACGACCATCACCAAGTTCTACAACCACCCGCTGCACTACGTCTTCAACGACACCAAGCTGGACGCCATGTTGGAGGAGTTCAAGAAAG GAAACTCCCACATGGCCATCGTCCAGAAGGTGAATaatgagggggagggggatCCCTTCTACGAGGTGCTGGGCCTGGTCACCCTGGAGGACGTCATCGAGGAGATCATCAAGTCGGAGATCCTGGACGAATCCGACGGCTACC TGGACAGGAAAGTGAAGCGCCCCCTCCCTCCGTTGGAGATTCCTCTGGAGCCTCGCAGCGCCCACGAGGAGTTCTCGCTCTTCAAGCCTCCCGAAGGAGAACCCAAGATCCGCACCTCCCCTCAGCTCCTGCTGGCCACGCACCGCTTCCTCTCCAGAG AAGTGGAGCACTTCAACCCGGGTCGAGTCTCTGAGAAGGTCCTGTTCCACCTCCTCCGTCACCCCAGCGTCAACCAGGAAGTTCCCTTCGACCCGAGCAACcggctaagccccgcccactaccTGTACACCCGCAACCACCCGGTGGACTacttcatcctgctgctgcag GGCCGTGTGGAGGTGGAGATCGGTAAAGAGGGGCTGAAGTTTGAGAACGGAGCGTTTACGTACTACGGCGTGTCTGCACTGACGCTGCCATCTTCAG TGCATCAGTCTCCGGTGTCGACCCAGCGTCACTCTCCCAGGGATCCCTTCGAGGCAGCGGACGCCGCCAGCCCGTCCAGCTACTGCCCCGACTACACCGTCCGAGCCCTCACCGACCTGCAGCTCATACGG GTGACACGTCTGCAGTATCTGAACGCTCTCATGGCGTCGCGCGTCGGCCAGAGTCCAGATCCTCCGGAGATCAAGATCCTTCCCAACAGTCAGACCAAGCTGCTCAACGACAGGAACACCACCACACAAG AGTTTCCTGTAAACTTCTCATTCTTTGATACCATTGAGAACTACTGTTag